A stretch of the Pogona vitticeps strain Pit_001003342236 chromosome 8, PviZW2.1, whole genome shotgun sequence genome encodes the following:
- the SNX19 gene encoding sorting nexin-19 isoform X1 has product MLRVGDPGPSPSRGGLGEVVGNRKLIAFGAVLGWLLVVHLLVNIWLLCILSGLLALLGGWLGSRAVMGTGRRVHLERFLLLERCPPSPEAEKQLDEEIESMIRKILRDFVSSWYRAVTPQRGFEVQVENAMMALAMELKRRMALVDKRALTQKVLLLGGCHLQTYKKARERVAGMGDPGDQTPEAEHLWRAYSDLWGPHMAVQSPSHEVDYARRIVDLLLHVLVPRPHLETRTGRFVVVELVTCNVLLPMINKMSDPDWLNLLLVAIVSKISGKEAGEKETMEMLTAGTDPSQPQAVAPDSLPLVSQVEAAPEVRALSPRSSEPSVGDAPDGLESHGFEGREPMSRELSAEMDRGRASSICAPCLQPETLGSFFPCEDLDIESPVCDVGKDSSSTGLVRPEEFLVDSLSALAGPDGLDQEDGQGIRARCLEDCVNPGLETALRVASVSPCPDIQIEPAAEDEVTVASLTALLENSEKMFLRRPSCLEKESGPSDTLARGPQDLGQLPSLLPSSPTAPMGTFSFEPLSSPDGPIIIQNLRITGTITAKEHSGTGFHPYTLYTVKYETTLDSDNTSALQQVAYHTVNRRYREFLNLQTRLEEKPELRKFIKNIKGPKKLFPDLPFGNMDTEKVEARKSLLESFLKQLCAIPEIANSDEMQEFLALNTDARIAFVKKPFVVSRIDKIVMNAIVDTLKTAFPKSEPQSPTEDLSEAETEGKLQADGKRTSKPRLRFASSKIAPVLTVAETQEKVAYSFREGTTVLDFLSLAGMESFIQKQGKLLGAVFSESSESEGDEAPVAPECASDWDLKPSEVPQQATEGSSDPESEMQLADVVLDLLHLVMADHWSWLCTENMQKVLHLLFGTLIQRWLEVQVDNLTCTQRWVQYLRLLQESIWPGGVLPVVPKPHRTEEQKAATERQALQLLMGILPELVLEILGTSKCRQSWSLALESMQHPIINRHMVYCLADILLEFLIPESLTDKPWRAPAAGVAERVGPSSQ; this is encoded by the exons ATGCTAAGGGTTGGGGATCCAGGACCCAGCCCCAGTAGGGGTGGTTTGGGGGAGGTGGTGGGGAATCGGAAGCTGATCGCCTTCGGGGCGGTGCTGGGGTGGCTCCTGGTGGTGCACTTGCTGGTCAACATTTGGCTGCTCTGCATCCTTTCGGGGTTGCTGGCGCTGTTGGGTGGGTGGCTCGGCTCCCGGGCCGTGATGGGGACCGGCCGCCGCGTTCACCTGGAGAGGTTCCTCCTCCTGGAACGCTGCCCGCCCAGCCCCGAGGCGGAAAAGCAGCTGGACGAGGAGATCGAGAGCATGATCCGGAAGATCCTTCGGGATTTTGTGTCTTCCTGGTATCGGGCGGTGACCCCCCAGCGGGGTTTCGAGGTCCAAGTGGAGAACGCCATGATGGCCTTGGCCATGGAGCTCAAAAGGAGAATGGCGCTGGTGGACAAGCGGGCGTTGACCCAGAAGGTGCTCCTCCTCGGGGGTTGCCACCTGCAGACCTACAAGAAAGCCCGGGAAAGGGTGGCCGGGATGGGTGACCCTGGAGACCAGACTCCAGAGGCTGAGCACCTGTGGCGAGCATACTCTGACTTGTGGGGACCACACATGGCTGTTCAGAGTCCCAGCCACGAGGTGGATTATGCCCGGCGCATTGTGGACCTGCTGCTCCACGTTTTGGTGCCTCGGCCGCACTTGGAAACGAGGACGGGCCGCTTCGTAGTGGTGGAGCTGGTGACTTGCAACGTGCTGCTGCCCATGATTAACAAAATGTCGGACCCCGATTGGCTCAACCTGCTGTTGGTCGCCATCGTTTCCAAGATCAGTGGTAAAGAAGCTGGAGAAAAAGAGACGATGGAGATGCTAACAGCGGGAACAGACCCTTCCCAGCCCCAAGCGGTGGCCCCTGATTCTTTGCCCCTGGTGTCGCAGGTGGAAGCTGCCCCGGAGGTCAGGGCATTATCTCCAAGGAGTTCTGAGCCTTCGGTGGGTGATGCACCAGATGGTTTGGAAAGCCACGGCTTCGAAGGGAGAGAACCCATGAGCAGAGAACTGAGTGCCGAAATGGATAGAGGGAGAGCCAGTAGCATCTGTGCCCCCTGTCTTCAGCCGGAGACCTTGGGATCCTTCTTCCCCTGTGAAGACTTAGACATTGAGTCTCCCGTGTGTGATGTAGGGAAGGATTCTTCTTCCACAGGCCTCGTGCGGCCGGAGGAGTTCCTTGTTGACTCCCTCAGTGCTCTGGCAGGGCCAGACGGCTTAGATCAAGAGGATGGTCAGGGAATCCGAGCCAGGTGCTTGGAGGACTGTGTCAACCCTGGCCTTGAAACGGCTCTGCGGGTGGCCTCCGTGAGCCCCTGCCCGGACATCCAGATTGAGCCTGCAGCGGAAGACGAGGTGACCGTGGCCTCCTTAACAGCCCTTTTGGAGAACTCGGAGAAGATGTTCTTGAGGCGGCCGTCCTGCTTGGAGAAAGAGTCGGGACCTTCTGACACCTTGGCCCGCGGCCCTCAGGATCTGGGTCAGCTGCCGAGCTTgctcccttcctcccccaccGCCCCCATGGGCACTTTCAGCTTTGAACCCCTGAGTAGCCCAGACGGCCCCATCATCATCCAGAATCTGCGGATAACGGGCACCATCACTGCCAAGGAGCACAGCGGAACAGGGTTCCACCCCTACACCTTGTATACTGTGAAG TATGAGACAACGTTAGACAGCGACAACACTAGCGCTCTCCAGCAAGTGGCTTACCACACTGTGAATCGGAGGTACCGAGAATTTTTGAACTTGCAGACCAGACTGGAGGAGAAGCCGGAGCTACGGAAGTTCATAAAAA atATTAAAGGTCCAAAGAAGCTTTTTCCTGATCTACCCTTCGGTAATATGGACACCGAGAAAGTAGAAGCCAGAAAAAGCCTTTTGGAGTCGTTTTTGAAG CAATTGTGTGCCATTCCTGAGATTGCCAACAGTGATGAGATGCAGGAATTCCTGGCCTTGAACACGGACGCCAGGATTGCCTTTGTCAAAAAACCCTTTGTAGTCTCCAGGATCGACAAG aTCGTGATGAACGCCATCGTGGATACATTAAAAACCGCGTTCCCCAAATCCGAGCCTCAGAGCCCTACAGAGGATCTGAGCGAGGCAGAGACGGAAGGGAAGTTGCAGGCAGACGGAAAGAGGACTAGCAA GCCTAGGTTGAGGTTCGCCTCCAGTAAAATAGCTCCGGTTCTGACCGTAGCCGAGACACAAGAGAAGGTTGCGTATTCTTTCCGGGAAGGCACTACG GTCTTGGACTTCCTGTCCTTAGCTGGAATGGAGTCTTTCATTCAGAAGCAGGGAAAACTCCTGGGGGCAGTCTTCTCTGAGAGCTCAGAGAGCGAAGGAGATGAAGCTCCTGTTGCCCCAGAATGTGCCTCAGATTGGGACCTGAAGCCCTCTGAGGTACCCCAGCAAGCAACAGAAGGCAGCAGCGATCCTG AATCGGAGATGCAGTTGGCGGACGTCGTCCTGGACCTCCTCCATCTGGTCATGGCCGACCACTGGAGCTGGCTGTGCACCGAGAACATGCAGAAGGTTTTGCACCTGCTCTTTGGGACGCTGATCCAAAG GTGGCTGGAGGTCCAGGTGGACAATCTGACCTGCACTCAACGTTGGGTGCAATACCTTCGGCTGCTCCAGGAATCCATTTGGCCTGGTGGCGTCTTGCCCGTGGTCCCCAAGCCACAcaggacagaagagcaaaaggCAGCAACGGAAAGACAGGCCTTGCAGCTTCTCATGGGCATCCTGCCCG AATTAGTTCTCGAAATCCTTGGAACCAGTAAGTGTCGACAGAGCTGGAGTCTCGCCCTGGAATCCATGCAGCATCCCATCATAAACAG GCACATGGTTTACTGTCTTGCAGACATCCTGTTGGAGTTTTTGATCCCTGAATCTTTAACAGACAAGCCCTGGAGAGCACCTGCAGCTGGAGTGGCCGAGAGAGTTGGCCCTTCATCACAGTAA
- the SNX19 gene encoding sorting nexin-19 isoform X2, translating to MLRVGDPGPSPSRGGLGEVVGNRKLIAFGAVLGWLLVVHLLVNIWLLCILSGLLALLGGWLGSRAVMGTGRRVHLERFLLLERCPPSPEAEKQLDEEIESMIRKILRDFVSSWYRAVTPQRGFEVQVENAMMALAMELKRRMALVDKRALTQKVLLLGGCHLQTYKKARERVAGMGDPGDQTPEAEHLWRAYSDLWGPHMAVQSPSHEVDYARRIVDLLLHVLVPRPHLETRTGRFVVVELVTCNVLLPMINKMSDPDWLNLLLVAIVSKISGKEAGEKETMEMLTAGTDPSQPQAVAPDSLPLVSQVEAAPEVRALSPRSSEPSVGDAPDGLESHGFEGREPMSRELSAEMDRGRASSICAPCLQPETLGSFFPCEDLDIESPVCDVGKDSSSTGLVRPEEFLVDSLSALAGPDGLDQEDGQGIRARCLEDCVNPGLETALRVASVSPCPDIQIEPAAEDEVTVASLTALLENSEKMFLRRPSCLEKESGPSDTLARGPQDLGQLPSLLPSSPTAPMGTFSFEPLSSPDGPIIIQNLRITGTITAKEHSGTGFHPYTLYTVKYETTLDSDNTSALQQVAYHTVNRRYREFLNLQTRLEEKPELRKFIKNIKGPKKLFPDLPFGNMDTEKVEARKSLLESFLKQLCAIPEIANSDEMQEFLALNTDARIAFVKKPFVVSRIDKIVMNAIVDTLKTAFPKSEPQSPTEDLSEAETEGKLQADGKRTSKPRLRFASSKIAPVLTVAETQEKVAYSFREGTTVLDFLSLAGMESFIQKQGKLLGAVFSESSESEGDEAPVAPECASDWDLKPSEVPQQATEGSSDPESEMQLADVVLDLLHLVMADHWSWLCTENMQKVLHLLFGTLIQRL from the exons ATGCTAAGGGTTGGGGATCCAGGACCCAGCCCCAGTAGGGGTGGTTTGGGGGAGGTGGTGGGGAATCGGAAGCTGATCGCCTTCGGGGCGGTGCTGGGGTGGCTCCTGGTGGTGCACTTGCTGGTCAACATTTGGCTGCTCTGCATCCTTTCGGGGTTGCTGGCGCTGTTGGGTGGGTGGCTCGGCTCCCGGGCCGTGATGGGGACCGGCCGCCGCGTTCACCTGGAGAGGTTCCTCCTCCTGGAACGCTGCCCGCCCAGCCCCGAGGCGGAAAAGCAGCTGGACGAGGAGATCGAGAGCATGATCCGGAAGATCCTTCGGGATTTTGTGTCTTCCTGGTATCGGGCGGTGACCCCCCAGCGGGGTTTCGAGGTCCAAGTGGAGAACGCCATGATGGCCTTGGCCATGGAGCTCAAAAGGAGAATGGCGCTGGTGGACAAGCGGGCGTTGACCCAGAAGGTGCTCCTCCTCGGGGGTTGCCACCTGCAGACCTACAAGAAAGCCCGGGAAAGGGTGGCCGGGATGGGTGACCCTGGAGACCAGACTCCAGAGGCTGAGCACCTGTGGCGAGCATACTCTGACTTGTGGGGACCACACATGGCTGTTCAGAGTCCCAGCCACGAGGTGGATTATGCCCGGCGCATTGTGGACCTGCTGCTCCACGTTTTGGTGCCTCGGCCGCACTTGGAAACGAGGACGGGCCGCTTCGTAGTGGTGGAGCTGGTGACTTGCAACGTGCTGCTGCCCATGATTAACAAAATGTCGGACCCCGATTGGCTCAACCTGCTGTTGGTCGCCATCGTTTCCAAGATCAGTGGTAAAGAAGCTGGAGAAAAAGAGACGATGGAGATGCTAACAGCGGGAACAGACCCTTCCCAGCCCCAAGCGGTGGCCCCTGATTCTTTGCCCCTGGTGTCGCAGGTGGAAGCTGCCCCGGAGGTCAGGGCATTATCTCCAAGGAGTTCTGAGCCTTCGGTGGGTGATGCACCAGATGGTTTGGAAAGCCACGGCTTCGAAGGGAGAGAACCCATGAGCAGAGAACTGAGTGCCGAAATGGATAGAGGGAGAGCCAGTAGCATCTGTGCCCCCTGTCTTCAGCCGGAGACCTTGGGATCCTTCTTCCCCTGTGAAGACTTAGACATTGAGTCTCCCGTGTGTGATGTAGGGAAGGATTCTTCTTCCACAGGCCTCGTGCGGCCGGAGGAGTTCCTTGTTGACTCCCTCAGTGCTCTGGCAGGGCCAGACGGCTTAGATCAAGAGGATGGTCAGGGAATCCGAGCCAGGTGCTTGGAGGACTGTGTCAACCCTGGCCTTGAAACGGCTCTGCGGGTGGCCTCCGTGAGCCCCTGCCCGGACATCCAGATTGAGCCTGCAGCGGAAGACGAGGTGACCGTGGCCTCCTTAACAGCCCTTTTGGAGAACTCGGAGAAGATGTTCTTGAGGCGGCCGTCCTGCTTGGAGAAAGAGTCGGGACCTTCTGACACCTTGGCCCGCGGCCCTCAGGATCTGGGTCAGCTGCCGAGCTTgctcccttcctcccccaccGCCCCCATGGGCACTTTCAGCTTTGAACCCCTGAGTAGCCCAGACGGCCCCATCATCATCCAGAATCTGCGGATAACGGGCACCATCACTGCCAAGGAGCACAGCGGAACAGGGTTCCACCCCTACACCTTGTATACTGTGAAG TATGAGACAACGTTAGACAGCGACAACACTAGCGCTCTCCAGCAAGTGGCTTACCACACTGTGAATCGGAGGTACCGAGAATTTTTGAACTTGCAGACCAGACTGGAGGAGAAGCCGGAGCTACGGAAGTTCATAAAAA atATTAAAGGTCCAAAGAAGCTTTTTCCTGATCTACCCTTCGGTAATATGGACACCGAGAAAGTAGAAGCCAGAAAAAGCCTTTTGGAGTCGTTTTTGAAG CAATTGTGTGCCATTCCTGAGATTGCCAACAGTGATGAGATGCAGGAATTCCTGGCCTTGAACACGGACGCCAGGATTGCCTTTGTCAAAAAACCCTTTGTAGTCTCCAGGATCGACAAG aTCGTGATGAACGCCATCGTGGATACATTAAAAACCGCGTTCCCCAAATCCGAGCCTCAGAGCCCTACAGAGGATCTGAGCGAGGCAGAGACGGAAGGGAAGTTGCAGGCAGACGGAAAGAGGACTAGCAA GCCTAGGTTGAGGTTCGCCTCCAGTAAAATAGCTCCGGTTCTGACCGTAGCCGAGACACAAGAGAAGGTTGCGTATTCTTTCCGGGAAGGCACTACG GTCTTGGACTTCCTGTCCTTAGCTGGAATGGAGTCTTTCATTCAGAAGCAGGGAAAACTCCTGGGGGCAGTCTTCTCTGAGAGCTCAGAGAGCGAAGGAGATGAAGCTCCTGTTGCCCCAGAATGTGCCTCAGATTGGGACCTGAAGCCCTCTGAGGTACCCCAGCAAGCAACAGAAGGCAGCAGCGATCCTG AATCGGAGATGCAGTTGGCGGACGTCGTCCTGGACCTCCTCCATCTGGTCATGGCCGACCACTGGAGCTGGCTGTGCACCGAGAACATGCAGAAGGTTTTGCACCTGCTCTTTGGGACGCTGATCCAAAG GCTTTGA